One genomic region from Natrinema caseinilyticum encodes:
- a CDS encoding DUF5791 family protein yields MFYEQRMTVSDSPGDLRAEYEDDLATIVDRRGPEAVAAETGQERDGLEALARGESPDLTLAEAAEIQALEEGEPDPETIVTIALEHLLLGMSTAVLDVDAVESKLEIDMDAKEIQQKIEQRAPMSFEEFVHVQYAIADGAP; encoded by the coding sequence ATGTTCTACGAACAGCGGATGACCGTCTCCGACTCGCCCGGCGATCTCCGGGCCGAGTACGAGGACGACCTCGCGACGATCGTCGACCGACGCGGCCCCGAGGCCGTCGCGGCCGAAACCGGCCAGGAACGGGACGGGCTCGAGGCGCTCGCACGGGGCGAATCGCCCGACCTCACGCTGGCGGAAGCAGCGGAGATTCAGGCGCTCGAAGAGGGGGAACCCGATCCGGAGACGATCGTCACGATAGCACTCGAGCACCTGCTGCTCGGAATGTCGACTGCGGTCCTCGACGTCGACGCGGTCGAGAGCAAACTCGAGATCGACATGGATGCAAAGGAGATCCAGCAAAAGATCGAACAGCGAGCGCCGATGTCGTTCGAGGAGTTCGTCCACGTCCAGTACGCAATCGCGGACGGCGCACCGTAG
- a CDS encoding nuclear transport factor 2 family protein produces the protein MKSNEHRSVESPAARERLTQFYARFNHAVTDRSDTDALAAMVTDDVTWTDATTGARSDRRYSGTDAVLENVVLTPRERADHLQALPERFTDAGETVIVEGAYVGTVDGRHFDIAFAHVFELIDGRIDGCTAYRDTALEQRVFDA, from the coding sequence ATGAAATCGAACGAACATCGGTCGGTCGAGAGTCCGGCCGCTCGAGAACGGCTGACGCAGTTCTATGCGAGGTTCAACCACGCGGTCACGGACCGCAGCGATACCGACGCGTTGGCAGCGATGGTGACGGACGACGTCACCTGGACCGACGCGACGACCGGCGCTCGATCCGATCGACGCTACTCGGGGACGGATGCCGTCCTCGAGAACGTGGTTCTGACACCGCGCGAACGAGCCGATCATCTCCAGGCCCTCCCCGAGCGGTTTACCGACGCGGGTGAGACCGTGATCGTAGAGGGTGCCTACGTCGGAACGGTCGACGGACGGCACTTCGATATCGCGTTCGCACACGTGTTCGAACTGATCGACGGCCGGATCGACGGATGTACGGCCTACAGGGATACCGCCCTGGAGCAGCGGGTATTCGATGCCTAA
- a CDS encoding coiled-coil protein, whose product MVDESKNIELTEDDLENKSKGQLIKMAGQLRDRRNELNQMASERASKRDDLNAKTREKVDEAQEHREKRDELNEQVQEHKEQRNELNAEANALFDKVEQLKSDMELDEGKDLEELEDEIEQLEFKQQTEVLSSEEEKELIEKIESKREEYEERKQKLDQNEDLEELVEEAEEVRSDASQHHQKVTELADKAQEHHNQMIEAYREADDIRDEADEMHEKFVEAQEAADRHHEDFVRVQKRLRELDKKEEEERKSERDKKKEAAKEEAEEIYQKFKEGETLDTEDLMKLQKTGLL is encoded by the coding sequence ATGGTAGACGAATCGAAGAACATCGAACTGACAGAGGACGACCTCGAGAACAAATCGAAAGGACAGCTCATCAAAATGGCCGGTCAACTGCGAGATCGGCGAAACGAGCTGAATCAGATGGCTTCTGAACGCGCTTCCAAGCGCGACGATCTCAACGCGAAGACTCGCGAGAAAGTCGACGAGGCCCAGGAACACCGCGAGAAACGCGACGAGCTGAACGAGCAGGTCCAGGAGCACAAAGAACAGCGCAACGAGTTAAACGCCGAGGCCAACGCGCTGTTCGACAAGGTCGAGCAGCTCAAGTCGGACATGGAACTCGACGAGGGAAAGGACCTGGAGGAACTCGAGGATGAAATCGAACAACTCGAGTTCAAACAGCAGACCGAGGTTCTCTCGAGCGAGGAAGAAAAGGAACTCATCGAGAAGATCGAGTCGAAGCGCGAGGAGTACGAGGAGCGCAAACAGAAACTCGATCAGAACGAGGACTTAGAGGAACTCGTCGAGGAGGCCGAAGAGGTCCGATCGGACGCTTCCCAGCACCACCAGAAGGTGACGGAGCTGGCGGACAAGGCCCAGGAACATCACAACCAGATGATCGAGGCCTATCGCGAAGCCGACGACATCCGTGACGAGGCCGACGAGATGCACGAGAAGTTCGTCGAGGCCCAGGAGGCCGCCGACCGCCACCACGAGGACTTCGTCCGCGTTCAAAAGCGCCTGCGCGAACTGGACAAGAAGGAAGAAGAAGAGCGCAAATCGGAGCGCGACAAGAAGAAGGAAGCGGCCAAAGAAGAGGCCGAGGAGATCTATCAGAAGTTCAAGGAGGGCGAAACCTTAGACACCGAGGACCTGATGAAGCTCCAGAAAACGGGGCTGCTCTAA
- a CDS encoding sulfite oxidase, whose protein sequence is MSNSERSERRRRETDAILDRKSGTEAVDDFEDRYRVVGAADRDTYANWLTPLEDHYVCHRNETLEPDVDEWTVALAGAVDREAELGMDAIREDYPTVAVAHTMECAGNGRGYFDPETGSVQWEYGAVSTAIWTGAPLSAILTDHGAATDDDTWLTAVGGDRPEVDGENDRFARSIPMSKVLEDCILAYEVNGEALPPEHGRPVRLLVPGWYGVNSVKWLTELHVAETMVHGEDWADRGGEDYTRWQQSAYRIHPEGVEPESNPTVSTYDTWEQIESDEIDHPYTFDENVKSTIGTPEDGETVVPREDGTVEVVGVAWAGDDQVTAIELSTDGGDSWEAGSFFGPHYDCAWRLFRYVWEPSPGTYTLVSRATDERGRRQPTRIARPDEDRDDAYPWNEGGYAENASLPHAVDVTVE, encoded by the coding sequence ATGTCGAACTCGGAGCGCAGCGAGCGCCGACGGCGGGAGACGGACGCGATTCTGGATCGGAAATCCGGCACGGAGGCCGTCGACGACTTCGAAGATCGGTATCGGGTCGTCGGCGCCGCCGACCGAGACACGTACGCGAACTGGCTCACGCCCCTCGAGGATCACTACGTCTGCCACCGCAACGAGACGCTCGAGCCCGACGTCGATGAGTGGACGGTCGCGCTAGCCGGCGCGGTCGATCGCGAGGCCGAACTGGGAATGGACGCGATTCGCGAGGACTACCCGACGGTCGCGGTCGCACACACGATGGAGTGTGCGGGGAACGGCCGCGGCTACTTCGACCCGGAGACGGGGAGCGTACAGTGGGAGTACGGGGCCGTCAGCACCGCGATCTGGACGGGAGCGCCGCTTTCCGCGATTCTGACCGACCACGGCGCGGCGACCGACGACGACACGTGGCTCACCGCGGTCGGCGGCGACCGTCCCGAAGTCGACGGCGAGAACGACCGGTTCGCCCGCTCGATTCCGATGTCCAAAGTTCTCGAGGACTGCATCCTCGCGTACGAAGTCAACGGCGAGGCGCTCCCGCCCGAACACGGCCGGCCGGTCCGGTTGCTCGTTCCGGGCTGGTACGGCGTGAACAGCGTCAAGTGGCTCACCGAACTCCACGTCGCGGAGACGATGGTCCACGGTGAGGACTGGGCCGACCGCGGCGGGGAAGACTACACCCGGTGGCAGCAGTCCGCCTACCGGATCCACCCCGAAGGCGTCGAGCCCGAATCGAACCCGACGGTATCGACGTACGACACCTGGGAGCAGATCGAGTCCGACGAGATCGACCATCCGTACACGTTCGACGAGAACGTCAAATCCACGATCGGCACGCCCGAAGACGGCGAGACCGTCGTCCCGCGAGAAGACGGCACGGTCGAGGTCGTCGGCGTCGCCTGGGCCGGCGACGACCAGGTGACGGCCATCGAACTATCGACCGACGGGGGCGACAGCTGGGAGGCCGGGTCGTTCTTCGGTCCGCACTACGACTGCGCCTGGCGGCTGTTTCGCTACGTCTGGGAGCCGTCGCCCGGCACCTACACACTCGTCTCTCGAGCGACGGACGAACGCGGCCGCCGCCAGCCGACGCGAATCGCACGGCCTGACGAGGACCGCGACGACGCGTATCCGTGGAACGAAGGCGGGTACGCCGAGAACGCGTCGCTTCCCCACGCGGTCGACGTCACCGTCGAGTAG
- a CDS encoding glycoside hydrolase family 2, with protein MTDEWVGGIVTDRNGDGPPTVEEWRLVSVPGRPRGFDGGPIAYRTNFTDPRGDETERALLELRGAYDRATVWLNGTRLGTNEPHFVPLRLEFEPQPENELIVVCERPDSFAGIYETDEVPAHFGTPGIWGDVEIESRPAVFLRRLEARPRVGASPKSQRNAGTTEEAAARATTDGANATEETAARATTDGAGATIDVALEIDAGEAVDDAVSLSLRPEGFRGGATMERVPIRADAGERTTVSKTISIKDPSLWWPRGYGPQRRYTVRAKLGGDAVERTVGLRTVERDDDGLVVNGRRVRAHGFTRLPGGDPRDDVDRAVDANATMLRARAHVPAREFYTACDEAGILVWQDLPATGIGSELPVDRGTELAAALAEEYGQHPSLAMLAVNDQPEDPFADPLGSGVFSKLAFRYRAWRTSVDHDPATEIAASIPGDLPVVPTIGAPGTGADASHLALGWQYLEAGDIDWLLETYPALGTVVGGFGTGSLATDDADPAAIPGIDPTLLERRADDADASQLEQARTLKVVAEALRRRDCGIVTASTLRDSAPGGGMGVHTVDGEPKRAAEAISRSFEPVQAVLDGPASPGTVGITLCNATHDALEPVVGWRVGDDTETERVSVGPLETTPVGTVRIPRDAERVDLEVAVNGRSVWNSYEL; from the coding sequence ATGACCGACGAGTGGGTCGGTGGGATCGTCACCGACCGCAACGGCGACGGTCCACCGACCGTCGAGGAGTGGCGACTCGTATCGGTTCCCGGGCGCCCAAGGGGGTTCGACGGGGGACCGATCGCCTATCGAACGAACTTCACGGACCCCCGAGGCGACGAGACCGAACGGGCGCTACTCGAACTCCGTGGCGCGTACGACCGCGCGACGGTCTGGCTGAACGGCACGCGCCTCGGGACGAACGAACCGCACTTCGTTCCCCTTCGTCTCGAGTTCGAACCGCAGCCCGAAAACGAACTGATCGTCGTCTGCGAGCGACCCGATTCGTTTGCGGGGATCTACGAGACCGACGAGGTGCCGGCCCACTTCGGGACGCCGGGTATCTGGGGGGACGTCGAGATCGAGTCGCGGCCCGCGGTCTTTCTCCGGCGGCTCGAGGCACGGCCGCGCGTCGGCGCGAGTCCGAAGTCACAGCGGAACGCGGGGACGACGGAGGAAGCGGCCGCACGCGCGACCACCGACGGTGCGAATGCGACGGAGGAAACGGCCGCACGCGCGACCACCGACGGTGCGGGTGCGACGATCGACGTCGCACTCGAGATCGATGCGGGCGAGGCGGTCGACGATGCGGTGTCGCTATCGCTCCGGCCGGAAGGGTTTCGCGGCGGTGCCACGATGGAGCGGGTTCCGATTCGAGCCGACGCGGGCGAGCGGACGACGGTGTCGAAGACGATCTCGATCAAGGATCCGTCGCTGTGGTGGCCCCGCGGGTACGGCCCGCAGCGCCGGTATACGGTCCGGGCGAAACTCGGCGGCGACGCCGTCGAACGAACCGTCGGTCTCCGGACCGTCGAGCGAGACGACGACGGGCTGGTGGTAAACGGACGTCGCGTCCGCGCTCACGGATTCACGCGCCTTCCCGGCGGCGACCCGCGCGACGACGTCGACCGGGCGGTCGACGCGAACGCGACGATGCTTCGCGCCCGCGCGCACGTCCCGGCACGAGAATTTTACACCGCCTGTGACGAAGCGGGCATCCTGGTCTGGCAGGATCTGCCCGCCACCGGAATCGGGTCCGAACTGCCGGTCGATCGGGGGACGGAACTGGCGGCAGCGCTCGCCGAGGAATACGGCCAGCATCCCAGCCTCGCGATGCTCGCCGTGAACGATCAGCCGGAGGATCCGTTCGCGGATCCGCTCGGAAGCGGCGTCTTCTCGAAACTCGCGTTTCGCTATCGGGCGTGGCGGACGTCGGTCGACCACGACCCCGCAACCGAGATCGCCGCGTCGATTCCCGGCGATCTACCCGTCGTCCCGACGATCGGCGCGCCGGGAACCGGCGCGGACGCGTCCCACCTCGCGCTCGGCTGGCAGTACCTCGAGGCGGGCGATATCGACTGGCTGCTCGAGACGTATCCCGCTCTGGGCACCGTCGTCGGCGGGTTCGGAACCGGTTCCCTCGCGACCGACGACGCCGATCCCGCGGCGATTCCGGGGATCGATCCGACGCTGCTCGAGCGGCGAGCGGACGATGCCGACGCGTCCCAACTCGAGCAGGCGCGGACGCTGAAGGTGGTCGCGGAAGCGCTCCGACGGCGGGACTGTGGCATCGTGACGGCGTCGACGCTGCGCGATAGTGCGCCAGGCGGCGGGATGGGCGTTCACACGGTCGATGGCGAGCCGAAGCGGGCCGCCGAGGCGATTTCGCGATCGTTCGAGCCCGTCCAGGCTGTTCTCGACGGCCCGGCCAGTCCGGGAACGGTCGGGATCACCCTCTGTAACGCCACGCACGATGCGCTCGAGCCGGTCGTCGGCTGGCGGGTCGGTGACGACACGGAGACCGAGCGGGTCAGCGTCGGGCCGCTCGAGACGACGCCGGTCGGAACGGTTCGAATCCCGCGGGACGCAGAGCGGGTCGACCTCGAGGTGGCCGTCAACGGTCGGTCAGTCTGGAACAGCTACGAGTTGTAA